GTGTCCTCCTCGGTGCCGCGCTGGATGCCGGTGAGCTTCTCGCGCAGCTGCATGGTGATCGGGCCAGCCTGGTTGCCGTTGACCTCGTAGTCGCCGTGCTTGGACTTCACGGAGCCGACCGGGGTGATCACGGCGGCGGTGCCGCAGGCAAAGGCCTCGCTCATCTCGCCCGACAGCGCCGCGTCGTGCCACTCCTGGGTGGACACGAGGCGCTCCTCGGTGGTGTAGCCCAGGTCGGCCGCGACCTGGAGCAGGGAGTCACGGGTGACACCCGGCAGCAGGGAGCCGGACAGCTGCGGGGTGACCACGTGCGCGTCCTTGCCCTCGCCGAAGACGAACATGAGGTTCATACCGCCCATCTCCTCGATGTAGGTGCGCTTGATAGCGTCCAGCCACACGACCTGATCGCAGCCCTTCTCGGAGGCCTGCGCCTGAGCGAGCAGCGAGGCCGCGTAGTTGCCCGCGAACTTCGCCGCACCGGTTCCTCCCGGGCAGGCGCGGACGTAGTCCTCGCTCAGCCAGACGGAGACCGGCTTGACGCCGCCGGAGAAGTACGCGCCCGCCGGGGAGGCGATGACGATGAACTTGTAAGAGGTGGACGGGTGAACGCCCAGAGTGGCCTCGGTGGAGATCATGAACGGGCGAAGGTAGAGGGACTCCTCGCCGCCGGCGGCCGGAACCCAGTCCTGATCGATGGCGACCAGCTGCTGGAGCGCCTCGATGAAGACCTCCTGGGGCAGCTCGGGCATGGCCATGCGGTGCGCGGAGCGCTGGAAGCGGGCGGCGTTGGCCTGAGGGCGGAAGGTCTTGATGGTGCCGTCGGCGTGGCGGTAGGCCTTGATTCCCTCGAAGATGGCCTGGCCGTAATGGAAGACGCTGGTCGCGGGGTCGAGGGTGAGCGGCGCGTAGGCGGTGACCTTCGCGTCGTGCCAGCCCTTATCCTCGCTCCAGTCGATGGTGACCATGTGGTCGGTCCGGTACTTACCGAACCCCGGGTTCGCCAAAATCTCCTTGAGCTTTTCCGGCGAGGTGGGGTGATCGGTCTTTTCTACTGCAAACTTAAGGTCCGTCATGCCTTTTAAAGGTACACCTCCCACCTGCGCCGTCCTAGATTCGGGCATTCGTTTACTCTGGATCTGTCGGTCACACATGACCACCTCAGCGTTGCAGAAGGCAGGAGAATTCACCGTGGGCAACAAGACTTCCACTCGCAAGGCAATTGGGCTTCCCGATAAGGGGCTTCGCACGAAGCTGAGCCTGTCAAACAAGCTGCCGGAGGAATACGACGCGCTCGTCGTGCCCGTGTTCAAGGGCGAGTCGGGCCTCGAGCTCGCGGCGACGGGGCTGTTCGACGAGAGCGTCGACACCGCCATCTGGGAACTGCTCGCCGCCGTGGGGGCCACAGGCAAGGCCGAGGAGCTCACCCGCGTCCCCGCCATCGAGGGGATGGAAGCCGACTTCGTCCTCGCCGTGGGGCTGGGCAACCCCGATGCGCTCGACGAGGAGAAGCTGCGCCGCGCCGCCGGCGTCGCCGCCCGCAGCCTCAAGGGGGTGGGCACCGTCGCGACCACCCTGGGCTCGTTCGGCCTAGGCCCTGCGGTGGAGGGCTTCGCGCTCGGCGCCTACGACTACCCCGGCCTGCGCTCGAAGCCGAGCTCAAGCGAGCCGCTCGGACGCGCGGTGTTCGTCGACTCCCGCGAAAACGCCAAGAAGGAGATGCGCCGGGCCAAGATCATCGCAGGCTCGGTCTGCGTGGCCCGCGACCTAGTCAACGCCCCCTCCTCGCACCTCTACCCCGCCACCTATGCCTCTATCATCGAGGAGCTGGCCACCGAGCAGGGCATCGCGGTGGAGATCCTCGACGAGAAGCGCCTGGCCAAGGAGGGCTTCGGCGGCATCCTCGCCGTAGGCATGGGCTCGTCGCGCCCGCCGCGGCTGGTGAGGCTGACGTGGGAGCCGAAGGACTGCTACCACCACGTGGCGCTGGTGGGCAAGGGCATCACCTTCGACACCGGCGGCATCTCGCTCAAGCCCCCGGCATCCATGGACAACATGATCTCCGACATGGGCGGCTCCGCGGCCGTGGTCGCCACCGTCCTCGCGGCCGCGCGACTTGATCTGAATATCAAGGTCACCGCGACGATCCCGCTCGCGGAGAACATGCCGGGCGGCAACTCCTACCGCCCGGGCGACGTCATCACCCACTACGGCGGAACGACATCCGAGATCCTCAACACCGACGCCGAGGGCAGATTGGTGCTTGCCGACGCCATGGCGCGCGCCTGCGAGGACGAGCCGGATTATCTCATCGACACGGCGACCTTGACCGGCGCGCAGCTGGTGGCCCTCGGGGAGCGCACCTCCGGCGTCATGGGCAACGGTCCCCTGCGCGACCAGATCGCCGCCGCTGGCGTGGCGATGGGCGAGAACGCCTGGGCGATGCCGCTGCCGGAGGAGATCGCCGAGGCCGTCAAGTCGCCCGTGGCCGACATCCGAAACGTCACCGGCAACCGCAACGGCGGCATGCTCGCGGCGGCCTGCTACCTGCGGCACTTTGTTACCGAAGGGATCGAGTGGGCGCACGTGGACATCGCGGGTCCCGCGTACAACACGAGCAGCGCGTACGGCTACACCCCCAAGCGCGCGACCGGCGTGCCGGTGCGCACCTTCATCGAGGTGCTGAGCGAGATCGAGCATATGTAGCTGTGGGCAAGGGGCGAATTCTTTCGTAGGTTCCCCCTGAAAGCCACATTCACAGCGACAAACCGGTAATCTTTTAAGGTACTAACATTTCAACGGCACTACTTTCGAGGAGTCAATAAACAATGGCGCACTCCGTTGTCATGCCCGAGCTGGGCGAATCCGTAACCGAGGGCACAATTACCCAGTGGCTGAAGTCCGTCGGCGACACCGTTGCCGTCGACGAGCCGCTGCTCGAGGTCTCCACCGACAAGGTCGACACCGAGGTGCCCTCTCCTGTTGCTGGCGTTCTGCTCGAGATCCGCGCTAACGAGGACGACACCGTCGACGTCGGCGAGGTTATCGCCGTCATCGGCGAGGCAGGCGAGGCGCCGGCCGAGGAGGCCGCACCGCAAGCTCCCGCTGCACCGGCCGAGGAGCCGGCGGCCAAGGTGGAAGCACCCGCCGCAGCGGCACCGGCCGCCTCCGGTGAGTCCACCGACGTCGTCATGCCCGAACTCGGCGAGTCCGTCACCGAGGGCACCATTACCCAGTGGCTGAAGTCCGTCGGCGACACCGTTGCCGTCGATGAGCCGCTGCTCGAGGTCTCCACCGACAAGGTCGACACCGAGGTCCCGTCCCCCGTCGCAGGCGTCATCCTCGAGATCCTCGCCAACGAAGACGACACCGTCGACGTCGGCGACGTCATCGTCCGCATCGGCCAGCCCGGCGCAGCACCCGCAGCCCCGGCTGAGCCAGCCGCACCGGCTGAGGAGCCGGTGGCCAAGGTGGAAGCACCTGCCGCGGCGGCACCGGCCGCCTCCGGTGAGTCCACCGACGTCGTCATGCCCGAGCTCGGCGAATCCGTCACCGAGGGCACCATTACCCAGTGGCTGAAGTCCGTCGGCGACACCGTCGCCGTCGACGAGCCGCTGCTCGAGGTCTCCACCGACAAGGTCGACACCGAGGTCCCCTCCCCCGTCGCAGGCGTCATCCTCGAGATCCTCGCCAACGAAGACGACACCGTCGACGTCGGCGACGTCATCGTCCGCATCGGCCAGCCCGGCGCAGCCCCGGCTGAGCCAGCTGCACCGGCGGTTCCGGCCGAGCCGGCGGCCAAGGTTGAGACCCCAGCCGAAAAGCCTGCTCCCGCAGCCGAGCCGGCCGCAAAGGTCGAGGCTCCGGCCGCGAAGGTGAACAACGACAAGGTCCCGTACGTCACCCCGCTGGTGCGCAAGCTGGCCGACAAGCACGGCATTGACCTCAACACCGTGACCGGCACCGGCGTCGGCGGCCGCATCCGCAAGCAGGACGTGCTCGCAGCCGCTGGTCAGGGCGAAGCCCCGGCCGCCCCGGCGGCGGCACCTGCCGCAGCCGACCCGCGCGCCAACTGGTCCACCAAGTCGGTCGACCCGGCGAAGGCCGAGCTCATCGGCACCACCCAGAAGGTCAACCGCATCCGCGAGATCACCGCCGCAAAGATGGTCGAGGCGCTGCAGATCTCCGCCCAGCTGACCCATCTGCAGGAGGTCGACGTCACCACGATCGCCGACCTGCGCAAGGCGAACAAGCCCGCCTTCCAGGCAAAGCACGGCATCAACCTCACCTACCTGCCGTTCTTCGTCAAGGCCACAGTCGAGGCGCTCGTCTCCCACCCGAACGTCAACGCCTCCTACAACGCCGAGACCAAGGAGATGACCTACCACGCGGACGTCAACGTGGCCATCGCCGTGGACACCCCACGCGGCCTTCTGACCCCGGTCATCCACAAGGCCCAGGAGCTAAGCTTCGTGGAGATCGCGAAGGCCATCGTCGACCTGGCCGACAAGGCTCGCAACAACAAGCTGAAGCCGAACGACCTGACCGGCGCCACCTTCACCATCACCAACATTGGTTCGGAGGGCGCCCTGTCCGACACCCCGATTCTGGTTCCGCCGCAGGCTGGCATCCTCGGCACCGCAGCGATCCAGAAGCGTCCGGTCGTCGTGACCGAGAACGGTGCTGACGCGATCGCCATCCGCCAGATGTGCTACATCCCGTTCACCTACGACCACCAGGTCGTCGACGGCGCCGACGCTGGCCGCTTCACCGCGACCATCAAGGACCGCCTCGAGACCGGCAACTTCGAGTCCGAGCTCGAGCTCTAGCCGGAAAGCACGAAGGCACGCCTTCTAGGCCGCAGGGAGACCCTCCCTGCGGCTTTTTGCGTGCGCTAGGCGCGCTAGCTACGGAATACCCGGCGTACCTTCCCGTCGACGCGTTCCAGCCGCCCGCGCACCGACGGACCCGCCGGATCATCGTCGTTGACACCGTTGTGATACGCGCAGCACGTGGCCAGGTTCGAACTTCTCGTGTGCCCACCGAACTGCCACGGAACCAAGTGATGCACCTGGCACTCATCGGCTGGCTTATGGCACCCATCCCACGCACAGGTGGGATTCTCCACCGCCGCCAACACCCGCTGCTTGCCGTTGGCAAACCGCTCCGAGCGAACCAAGTCCACCGGCCCTTCAACCGGATGAATCAGCGCAAACCCCCACTTCTCATCCAGCTTCATGCGGGCGACCTGCGTGCTGGTGCGCTCCACCCCATCCGAGCACCGCAACACCGTCTCATCCCCGGTGCCATCCAGCACCGCATCGAGAGCGTCCAGCGGGATCGTCACGATCGGCCGCAGCACCGTTGCTACGGCCCCGCCACCGGTGATCGCCTCCTGCAACGCCGCCACCGGGTCATCGGCGTCCTTGACCGGGTCGTAAAGCGTAGCGATCACCTCCGCTGGGGCGTTGACCCGCATCGACCACGTATTGTCCGCATACCTGCGCACCGACACCCCCAACGTCAACGCGCGGGGTGCAACGAGCTTCTTTAGCAAAGCCAGTCCGCGGCGTTTAAGCTCCGCAGGCGCCGCCTTCATCCGGCACAGCTCGCGGCGCAGGCGCCACTTCTTACGCTTGTCCGCCACCCGGCGGGCAACCGCCTCGATCGCCACAAGCGCATCCAGGCAGTGCCCGTTGGCGCGGATCGCGGACACGCACTCTGCCTGCACCCGCGACATCGGCGAGGGCGCGGCATAGATCGCCGCAAGCCCTGCGACGGTAGCCGCCGTGGACTCCGGCAACAACCGCTCCAGCTCACCCTCACCCAGCCCACTGGCTTCCTCGATGAGCGTCATCGGGTCGTGCAGCAGCGCGCCCAAGGTCTCCAACACGTTCATGCCCCGCACGCTAAACGCCCTCGCAACCCCGCGCAAGAGCACATGAAAAAAGGACCCAAAATCTGTGGATAACTTCCCACCCCACCCGATCTATCCACAGTTTTCCGGGCCTGCGCGGACCCCGCCCTGCGAATCCCTCCGACCTCGGCTAAAATGCGCGATTTCGTGTCCTCCACCTCCCCTGCCGCTATATAATGACTTCGTTCACACCCCCGTGCAGCAAGGAGAAGAACCGCCACCATGACCTTCGCACGCCGTCACGTCGGCCCCGACAGCCACGAGCAACAGCTCATGCTCGAGGCCGTGGGCTACGCCAGCATCGACGACCTCCTCGACGCCGCCATCCCCTCCGGCATCCGCACCACCGACGACCTCGGCCTCGGCCCCGGCCTCAGCGAGGCGCAGGCGGCCGAAAGGCTCCGCGCCTACGCCAAGCAGAACACCGTCCTCAAGGCCTTCTACGGCCAGGGCTTCTACGACACCATCACCCCGCCCGTCATCCGGCGCAACGTCGTCGAGGACCCGGGCTGGTATACCGCCTACACCCCCTACCAGCCGGAGATCTCGCAGGGCAGGCTCGAGGCGCTGCTCAACTTCCAAACCATGGTCGAGGAGCTCACCGGCCTGCCCGTGGCCAACGCGTCGCTTCTCGACGAGGCCTCCGCTGTCGCGGAGGCCGTGGGGCTGATGGGCCGCGTCCATCGCAAGGGCAACCGCGTGGTCCTAGACGAGGCGCTGCACCCGCAGGTACTCGCCGTGGCCACGGCCCGCGCCCGCACGATCGGCATCGAGGTCGAGGTCGCAGACCTAGCCCAGGGGCTGGTCGGCGAGGGCGTCATCGGCATCGTCGCCGCCTACCCGGGCACCGAGGGCGAGGTCACCGACATCCGCCAGGCTATCAATGACGTCCACTCCCGCGGCGGGCTCGCGGCCGTCGCCTGCGACCTGCTGGCCCTCCAGCTTTTGGAAAGCCCCGGCGCGCTCGGCGCCGACATCGCCGTGGGCAGCTCCCAGCGCTTCGGCGTCCCGCTGTTCTACGGTGGCCCGCACGCGGCGTTCATGGCGGTCACCGACGCCATCAAGCGCCAGATGCCCGGCCGCATCGTCGGCGTGTCCGTCGACGCCGACGAGCGACCCGCCTACCGGCTCGCGCTGCAGACCCGCGAGCAGCACATCCGCCGCGAGAAAGCCACGAGCAACATCTGCACCGCCCAGGCGCTCCTCGCCGTGTGCGCCTCCATGTACGCCGTCTGGCACGGGCCGGAGGGCCTGAAGGCCATCGCCGAGCGCGTCCACGGGCTCGCCTGCGCGTTCGCGGAGGCGCTCGAGGACGGCGGGGTGGACCTCGCCCACCAGCGCTTCTTCGACACCGTCACCGTGGTCGTCCCAGGCCGCGCCGAGGAGATCGTCGCGGGTCTGGCAGCAAAGGGCTACCTCGTGCGCGCCATCGGCGCCGACAAGGTCTCCGTCGCCTTTGGCGAGTCCGCGAACGAGGCCGACGTTCGGATGCTGGCGGACGCCTTTGGCGTAGTCGTCGACAAGCACGATGCAGCCCCGCGCCTCCCGAAAGCGCTCGCGCGAACGACGCCGACGTTAACGCACCCCGTGTTCAGCTCGATCCACTCGGAGACGCAGATGCTGCGCTACCTGCGCGGGCTCAAGGACAAGGACCTGGCGCTGGATCGCACGATGATCCCGCTGGGCTCGTGCACGATGAAGCTCAACCCGACCACCGGCATGGAGCCGATCACCTGGCCGGAGTTCGCGAACATGCACCCGTACGCGCCGAAGGAGCAGGCCGCCGGCTGGCTCGGGCTCATCGCCGACCTCGAGGGATGGCTGGCCGAGATCACCGGCTACGCCAAGGTCTCCCTACAGCCCAACGCAGGCTCCCAGGGCGAGCTCGCGGGCCTCAACGCCATCCGCCGCTACCACCTCTCGCGCGGCGACGACCAGCGCGACATCATCCTGATCCCGCAGTCCGCCCACGGCACGAACGCGGCCTCGGCGACGCTGGCGAACCTGCGCGTGGCGGTCGTGGCCACGGCCGCGGACGGCTCGATCGACTTGGGCGACCTCGATGAGAAGCTGGCCAAGCACGAGCACCACGTGGCGGGCATCATGATCACCTACCCCTCCACGCACGGCGTGTTCGAGGAGTCGGTACGCAAGGTGTGCGCGAAGGTGCACGCCGCGGGTGGGCAGGTCTACATCGACGGCGCGAACCTCAACGCGCTGGCGGGCTACGCGCGCCCCGGCGAGTTCGGCGGCGACGTCTCCCACCTGAACTTGCACAAGACCTTTACCATCCCGCACGGCGGCGGCGGTCCGGGCGTGGGGCCTGTGGCCGTGGCCGAGCATCTCGTGCCGTTCCTGCCTACCGACCCCACCTTGCCGCAGCGCGGCCCCGGGGTGCCGGTCGCCTCCACGTTCTACGGCTCGGCGGGCGTGCTGCCGATCTCGTGGGCGTACATCGCGATGATGGGCGACGAGGGGCTGCGCCAGGCCACCGCGAACGCGATCCTCAACGCCAACTACGTCGCGGCCAGCCTGCGCGAATCCTTCCCTGTGCTCTACACCGGCGAGTCGGGGCTCGTCGCGCACGAGTGCATCTTCGATTTGCGTTCGCTTACCGACGCCACAGGTGCGACCGCCACGGACGTCGCGAAGCGGCTGGTCGACTACGGCTTCCACGCCCCGACGCTGTCCTTCCCCGTCGCGGGAACGCTCATGGTGGAGCCTACCGAGAGCGAGGACAAGGGCGAGCTCGACCGGTTCATCGCGGCCATGCGCTCGATCCGGGCGGAGATCGAGGAGGTCGCCCGCGGCGACTACGCCTACGAGGACTCCGTGCTCCACCACGCCCCGTTCACGGCTGAGTCGGTGATCGCCGACTCCTGGACGCACCCGTTTAGCCGCGAGAAGGCGGCCTATCCGCTGCGCTCGCTGCGCGGCGGGGACAAGTACTTCCCGCCGGTGCGCCGCCTCAACGAGGCCTACGGCGACCGCAACTTCGCCTGCTCCTGCCCGCCGCCGTCCGCCTTCGACTTCGGCAACTGACCCGGAAGGATCCTTACATGACTGAACTGCTCCAGTCCCCGCTGCACGCGGAGCACGTGGCGCTCGGCGCGAGCTTCACCGCGTTCGGCCCGTGGGAGATGCCGCTGAAGTACGGCTCCGAGCTCGCCGAGCACCGCGCCGTGCGCGAGGCCGCGGGGCTCTTCGACCTCTCCCACATGGGCGAGGTGCGCGTGCGCGGCGCCCAGGCCGGGGAATTCCTCGACTACGCGCTCATCTCGACGCTGTCGCAGGTAAAGGTGGGCAAGGCGAAGTACTCGATGATTGTCAACAAGTCAGGCGGCATCATCGACGACCTCATCACCTACCGGCTTGCCGAGGACGAGTACCTCGTGGTACCGAACGCGGGCAACGCGAAGGTCGTCGCCGCCGAGCTCGCCTCCCGGGCGGAGGGCTTCGACGTGACCGTCACCGACGAATCGCTAGATACCGCGCTCGTCGCGGTCCAGGGCCCTCGCGCCCAGGAGCTGTTGCTCTCGCTGGTCCCCGACGACCTCGCCGCGCGGGTGACCGGGATGCCCTACTACGCGGCGGCACCTGTCACCGTGGCGGGCGTCGACGCGCTCGTCGCCCGCACCGGCTACACCGGCGAGGACGGCTTCGAGGTGTTCGTGCCGGGCGGCAAGGCTGCCGCGGTATGGGGCGCGCTGCTTCACGCCGGCGCCGTGCCGGCGGGGCTGGCCGCCCGCGACTCCCTTCGGTTGGAGGCGGGCATGCCGCTCTACGGCAACGAGCTCACGCTCGAGCTCACCCCGGTCGCCGCCGGGATGCCCGTCGCGGCCAAGGACTGCGAGTTTGTGGGCAAGGAGGCGCTGGCCAGCGCTCCCGCGCCGGAGCGGGTGCTGGTGGGGCTTTCGAGCTCCCAGCGCCGCGCCGCCCGCGCCCACGACCTGCTCTTCGACGGCGAGACCCTAGTCGGCGAGGTGACCTCGGGTCAGCACTCGCCGACGCTTTCGCGGCCAGTCGCCTTGGCTTACGTCGACAAGCGAAAAGCAACGCCGGGAACGGCTCTTGAGGCCGAGATTCGCGGCAAGCGCTACCCCTTCGAGGTAGTCTCCCTCCCGTTCTACACCCGCCAGAAAGGATAAAACCATGTCCCTGCCAGCTGATTTCTCCTACTCCGAGGAGCACGAGTGGATCAACGCGCCCGCCGATAAGGCCGCGGGTGAGACAGTCAAGGTGGGCATCACCTCGGTTGCCGCCGACCGCCTGGGCGAGGTCGTCTTCGCCGAGCTGCCGCAGGTGGGCGACGCCGTCACCGCGGGCGACCCGTGCGGCGAGGTCGAGTCGACCAAGTCCGTCTCCGACATCTACTCGCCCGTCACCGGCACCGTCACCGCGGTCAACGACGCGGTCCACGACGACTACTCGGTGGTCAACTCCGACCCGTTCGGTGCGGGCTGGCTGTTCGAGGTCGCGGTCGACGAGGTCGGCCCGCTCATGACCGCCTCCGAGTACGCGGCGGCCAACGGAGTATCCTAAGGCCTCATGACTGCTCCGCGTAAGCCCTTCTTCCCCGCCGACCAATCCATCCGCGACTCCGACGCACCCGTGACGGTGCGCGAGCTGGGGCTGGTGGACTACCAGGAGGCCTGGGACCTGCAGGCGGACCTAGCGGCGAGGCGGGCGGCAGACGAGATCGAGGACACGATCCTCGTGCTCGAGCACCCGAGCATCTACACCGCGGGCAAGCGCACGCAGCCGGAGGACCGGCCCACCAACGGGCTGCCGGTCATCGACGTCGACCGCGGCGGGCGGATCACGTGGCACGGTCCCGGCCAGCTGGTGATGTATCCCATCATCAAGCTGGCCGACCCGATCGACGTGGTCGACTACGTCCGCCGGCTCGAGGAGGCGCTCATCCAGGTGGTGCGCCAGGCGGGAGTGACCACCGCCGGGCGCATCGACGGCCGCTCGGGCGTGTGGGTGCCGGGTGCTTCGCCCGCCGAGCACGCGAAGGTCGCGGCGCTGGGCATCCGGATCACCCGCGGGGTGACCATGCACGGGCTGGCCCTCAACTGCGACAACACCCTCGAGTTCTACGACTACGTCGTCCCCTGCGGGATCGCCGACGCCGGGGTGACCACCATGAGCGCGCAGCTTCGCCGCGACGTGACGGTCGCGGAGATGACCGCGCCGCTGCTTGGGGCGCTCGACGACGCGCTGGCCGGGCGCCTTGTTGTCGCGGATCACACCTTCGCCTCCGCCCCCGACCCCACCAAGGGGCTTCCTCGCAGGTCGTAGGCGCTTTTCGACGCTACGCGTGGGGGCGGAGTACTGTCTAGTGATGTGACTCAAGCAGAAGGACGAAAGCTACTCCGCGTCGAGGTACGCAACTCCGAGACGCCCATCGAAGCCAAGCCACGCTGGATCCGCACCGCCGTGAAAACCGGCCCGGAATACCAGGACATGAAAAAGAAGGTCTCGGGTGCCAGCCTGCACACCGTGTGCCAGGAGGCGGGCTGCCCGAACATCCACGAGTGCTGGGAGTCCCGCGAGGCCACCTTCCTTATCGGCGGGGCCAATTGCTCGCGCCGCTGCGACTTCTGCCAGATCAACTCCGCCAAGCCGGACCCTCTCGACCGAGACGAGCCGCGGCGTGTGGCCGAGTCCGTGCGCGAGATGCAGCTGAACTACTCCACCATCACCGGCGTGACCCGCGACGACCTAGACGACGAGGGCGCGTGGCTGTACGCCGAGGTGGTCCGCCAGATCCACGCGCTCAACCCGCACACGGGCGTGGAGAACCTCACGCCGGACTTCTCCGGCAAGCCGGACCTGCTCCAGGAGGTCTTCGAGGCCCGCCCGGAGGTGTTCGCGCACAACCTGGAGACGGTGCCGCGCATCTTCCGCCGCATCCGCCCCGCCTTCCGCTACGAGCGCTCGCTCGACGTGATCCGCCAGGCGCGCGACTTCGGGCTGGTGACCAAGTCCAACCTCATCCTGGGCATGGGCGAGACCGTCGACGAGATCCGCGAGGCGCTGACCGACCTGCACTCCGCCGGTTGCGACATCGTGACCATTACCCAGTACCTTCGCCCCGGCCCCAAGTACCACCCGATCGACCGCTGGGTGAAGCCGGAGGAGTTCCTCGAGCACGCGGACTTCGCCAAGGAGCTGGGCTTCGGGGCCGTCATGAGCGGACCCCTGGTGCGCTCCTCCTACCGGGCCGGCCGCCTCTACGCGCAGGCTCTGGCCGCGCGCGGCGAGCAGCTACCCGCAAACCTCTCGCACCTCGCGGAGACCGCGGGCGCCTCGACCGCCCAGGAGGCCTCGACGCTTTTGCAGAAGTACGGCCCCTCGGAGGACACCCCGGTGGTGTCGGGTTTGTTGCCCCGAAAGTAGCCCGTCGTTTCTTCCAGCGCGGCCGCGGGCGCTAATGTAGGTGCCATGGCAGACGCGAACAAGAAGGAAGAGCGCGCGGCGAAGCGCGCACAGCGCCGCCAGACCTGGTCGCAGGTCTGGCAGGCTTTCAACATACAGCGCAAGCAGGACAAGGCGCTCATCCCGATCATGCTGGGCTCCTTCCTGGGCCTGGGACTGCTCTTTTTCCTCCTTGGCCTGCTGTGGGGCAACGAGTGGTTCATGCTCATCGTGGGCCTGCTGCTCGGCGCGACGCTCGCCATGTGGCTGTTTAGCCGCCGCCTGCAAAACTCCGTCTACGACCGCGCCTCCGGTCAGGCCGGCGCCGCCGGCTGGGCGCTGGAGAACATGCGCTCGAACTTCGCCGTGGTCTGGCGCACCAAGACCGCGGTGGCCATGAACACTCACATGGACGTCGTCCACCGCGTCGCCGGCGTGTGTGGGTTCGTGCTGGTCGGCGAGGGCGAGCCGCACCGCCTCAAGCCGATGATGGACCAGCAGAAGAAGCGCCTCAACCGGCTCGCCCCGGGCGTGCCGGTCAACGAGATCATCGTCGGCGAGGGCGAGGGCCAGGTGCCGCTGAAGAAGCTGCAGTCGACGCTCATGAAGCTGCCGCGCCACTACAAGAAGGACGAGGTCTACCAGATCGCCTCCCGCGTCGAGGCCATGGACGCCGTCGCCGAGCGCCAAGCCAGCGGACTGCCCAAGGGTCCGCTTCCGAAGGGCGGCAAGGTCTCCGGCATGAACCGCCGCGCCCGCCGCAACGCGGAGCGCAA
This is a stretch of genomic DNA from Corynebacterium vitaeruminis DSM 20294. It encodes these proteins:
- the sucB gene encoding 2-oxoglutarate dehydrogenase, E2 component, dihydrolipoamide succinyltransferase; the protein is MAHSVVMPELGESVTEGTITQWLKSVGDTVAVDEPLLEVSTDKVDTEVPSPVAGVLLEIRANEDDTVDVGEVIAVIGEAGEAPAEEAAPQAPAAPAEEPAAKVEAPAAAAPAASGESTDVVMPELGESVTEGTITQWLKSVGDTVAVDEPLLEVSTDKVDTEVPSPVAGVILEILANEDDTVDVGDVIVRIGQPGAAPAAPAEPAAPAEEPVAKVEAPAAAAPAASGESTDVVMPELGESVTEGTITQWLKSVGDTVAVDEPLLEVSTDKVDTEVPSPVAGVILEILANEDDTVDVGDVIVRIGQPGAAPAEPAAPAVPAEPAAKVETPAEKPAPAAEPAAKVEAPAAKVNNDKVPYVTPLVRKLADKHGIDLNTVTGTGVGGRIRKQDVLAAAGQGEAPAAPAAAPAAADPRANWSTKSVDPAKAELIGTTQKVNRIREITAAKMVEALQISAQLTHLQEVDVTTIADLRKANKPAFQAKHGINLTYLPFFVKATVEALVSHPNVNASYNAETKEMTYHADVNVAIAVDTPRGLLTPVIHKAQELSFVEIAKAIVDLADKARNNKLKPNDLTGATFTITNIGSEGALSDTPILVPPQAGILGTAAIQKRPVVVTENGADAIAIRQMCYIPFTYDHQVVDGADAGRFTATIKDRLETGNFESELEL
- a CDS encoding branched-chain amino acid aminotransferase — protein: MTDLKFAVEKTDHPTSPEKLKEILANPGFGKYRTDHMVTIDWSEDKGWHDAKVTAYAPLTLDPATSVFHYGQAIFEGIKAYRHADGTIKTFRPQANAARFQRSAHRMAMPELPQEVFIEALQQLVAIDQDWVPAAGGEESLYLRPFMISTEATLGVHPSTSYKFIVIASPAGAYFSGGVKPVSVWLSEDYVRACPGGTGAAKFAGNYAASLLAQAQASEKGCDQVVWLDAIKRTYIEEMGGMNLMFVFGEGKDAHVVTPQLSGSLLPGVTRDSLLQVAADLGYTTEERLVSTQEWHDAALSGEMSEAFACGTAAVITPVGSVKSKHGDYEVNGNQAGPITMQLREKLTGIQRGTEEDTHGWMYTLV
- a CDS encoding HNH endonuclease signature motif containing protein → MNVLETLGALLHDPMTLIEEASGLGEGELERLLPESTAATVAGLAAIYAAPSPMSRVQAECVSAIRANGHCLDALVAIEAVARRVADKRKKWRLRRELCRMKAAPAELKRRGLALLKKLVAPRALTLGVSVRRYADNTWSMRVNAPAEVIATLYDPVKDADDPVAALQEAITGGGAVATVLRPIVTIPLDALDAVLDGTGDETVLRCSDGVERTSTQVARMKLDEKWGFALIHPVEGPVDLVRSERFANGKQRVLAAVENPTCAWDGCHKPADECQVHHLVPWQFGGHTRSSNLATCCAYHNGVNDDDPAGPSVRGRLERVDGKVRRVFRS
- a CDS encoding leucyl aminopeptidase, yielding MTTSALQKAGEFTVGNKTSTRKAIGLPDKGLRTKLSLSNKLPEEYDALVVPVFKGESGLELAATGLFDESVDTAIWELLAAVGATGKAEELTRVPAIEGMEADFVLAVGLGNPDALDEEKLRRAAGVAARSLKGVGTVATTLGSFGLGPAVEGFALGAYDYPGLRSKPSSSEPLGRAVFVDSRENAKKEMRRAKIIAGSVCVARDLVNAPSSHLYPATYASIIEELATEQGIAVEILDEKRLAKEGFGGILAVGMGSSRPPRLVRLTWEPKDCYHHVALVGKGITFDTGGISLKPPASMDNMISDMGGSAAVVATVLAAARLDLNIKVTATIPLAENMPGGNSYRPGDVITHYGGTTSEILNTDAEGRLVLADAMARACEDEPDYLIDTATLTGAQLVALGERTSGVMGNGPLRDQIAAAGVAMGENAWAMPLPEEIAEAVKSPVADIRNVTGNRNGGMLAAACYLRHFVTEGIEWAHVDIAGPAYNTSSAYGYTPKRATGVPVRTFIEVLSEIEHM